The sequence GAGCAGTGTCCTTACTTGAACAGCCCAAATCTATCAGCCTGCGAAGAAGCAGAGGCAAAACTGCACGTTGGGCGATGCACACGCAACACACCGTACAGCCGTACAGGTAAAAGAAAACTACACTGCGAAGAAGCAGAGGCAAAACTACACtactataaaaaaaaagaaaactacaCTGAAAACCTGAAATTAAAGCCTCGAATTTTCAGCATCTAATTTCAGGAAAGTTCAGAGTCCATGTCTCTTCCTTTCAGACCATAGAACTCTGAAAGTGTTTACGACCTCTAAAAATCTAAAAGCTCAAACACAACACATCTAaaaactatctagatgtgcattATAAAGTAATCCAAGCTACATAAGGCCATTGTAAGGAGAGGAAATTACGAAAATATAAATACAATATCCgcaaaaaaagaaatataaatACAGAACGTAAAAAACCAATTAACAACATCACCACAGTGATGATAGCGCCTATTATCTGGTTGCCAGGATGGACGTATAGAAATAAGATGGAAATGAAGGAGATAAGAGCTCGACAGCTTGGACCAAGGATAAAAATAGTGGCAACTACTTAACATAGAAAGTGGCATTCTAAGTAGTACCATTTGGAGAGAAGTAAACTGCCAAATACAGGAAAGAATAGGCAGAAAAATTAGGTTATTGTGTGtgcgttgggggggggggggggggggggtcataaTAAGGATTATTAAAAAAGATCACCTCAGAACTCAGCTCAAAAGCAGAGACAGAGAACTTAGAGCTGTGGCTCCTCCTGTAATCTCGCTCAGGTATATGCATGCTAAGAATTCAATGTAATCCAACCCCGACttcttcaaaagaaaaacagaggCAGAGAGGTTCAAgttaaataaatattttaacagTCACATGTCTAAATGACAGCAAGCAACAAGCACTGAGGGCTTGTTTGGATTGCACCCTAGAAAAGCTGTCTGTGCCACGCAACTCATCCAGGCCCTCGATTTCGTGCGCCTGGGGCAGGATGGCTGCCTGGATGAGGCCTTCAACCAAACAAGCCCTGAGAGTCTGAGAGTAATAGCAAACTTGAGTCACTCGCGTGACTCTGGTAGCATAGCAAGATGCACACTaggcctaaacaagcactgttAAATTTATTACTCCTTCAATAGGTCAATCTCTTCCACCATTGGACCGCTCTTGGTGCTACATGTCAAAATCCCTGCAAACAATTGGAGCACCTCAGAACTCAGAACAAGAACAGATATAATGGAGCCTcgatttattatttttttgacaGAGTTTTTCTTCTGCATGGGAAGGACCATATACAGTGTAGTTGCTTTTAGAAAACTTAGAACAAACACCTGATGATTGTCTAAAAATAAGTTGAGACTGCCAGGTCAAAAATGTCAGAATAAATTAAGTATATCCTGAGCTTCGTTCCATGCATTCAGGTAAGTAGAAATAATTTTCAGGTATCTAGCTAGAGTTGCAGGCATAATAGCATAAAAAGGATAAGAGAAGGGCATTTTGTTGCATTCGTTCAGACCTAGCATAGTAACAGGCATTACACTGTATAAGTAGTATTCATGAAAGATGCAGACAGATGATGGATCATGAACtgcagaaaaaataaaaagtatTATAATCTGGTGTGCATTAATTTTATAATCAGAGCATTGCTGCTATGCAAAAGTATGGTTTCACACAGTTCAATCCAAAATATATAACCTACGCAATCATCAGCGAAAATGCCAATATATGATATCGATTTCAGGATTATTTGGTACGcgttccatttttcttttcgtAAAAGAAAAACTGCACCATCACAAAAGTTGTTGAGAAACTATAATCTCTGCGATCTGGATATATTTTGGTGCCCGCACGTGGATTATTTGATGGAATTGGGTTCTCTCAATTGACATAAGAATTTAGGATATGGGTGGCGTTAGCTAAAGTGGCCATGTCACGATGTAGCCGACATATCAAACTACTATTGGTCGTATTCAAGTAACAGAAACTGCTAATTTTGGCCAAGGTTGCAGGGTGACCTGTTAATAGAGAAAATAGGGATACAATAAGTACAAGCAAGCATTCCTTATAGGGGAGGTAACTGATAGCATTAGTTGGTTAACAAAGTTGTCGGAGCGGTTTGGATAGTGGAAACATTAACGGTTGTCATATATCAAAGCCACAATAAGCACATCAACTGTGGTGGCATCTAACGCATACATCAACACTACATGGCACAAACACAGAACTGTTACCAACCACTTTTGAAACCCATGAAGTGGCAGGATTATGACATAACTCGCCTTGTATAATATTCGTCTAGCAATTATGACcaatacaaaataaataataaatgcaATACATGACCCTTTTGATGGCAGGAGCCGGAActaatttttgtgattagtaaAACATAACATGATAGTGTTATTTCGAGTTATTAGTATTAAAACCTATCTGTTTTGTGAAGTGGACACAGAGGAAACTCAAGTTTCTACATTTGTATGTGGGCTGATTATATCTTTGGCACAACTACTAGAACTTGTTCTTACAACTCGCTGCAGGTGCGAAGGGTCTTGCTGCCCTTGGTGAGGGACGGGTGGCTCATTAGCTTTGAGCCTTAGAGGAGTTGGGGGTCAGGTCTTTCTTGTTTTTTAATTTGCAATAGTTCTTTTCTTTAAGACTTTTGTTCAGCATCCCCATTCTAGTCCAAGGTGGGGTGTGGTGTTTTGTAATTGGACTAATCTTCTCCTTAAATACAATGATGCGCACATGTTGACAGACCAATATAACTACAGCCAAACCACAAAATGGAGAAGCTATAACTCAAAACCAAAGTTCCCAGAATGGCTTTCTGAGTTAAGTTGATCAACAACATGAGAATCAAACGATTTCAGTTTGCCCCCAGCAGAATAAATCAGCATATAGAAGATAAAGCAATAATTTGCTCAAGCACGGCATTCCTGATCATATCGTATTCATACACATTTGTGTTTATGCACAGAAACTAAGAAAGACTGCAGTAAGTAAAGGTAGcagaaaaattcaccaaattagAATCGTTGCAATCTGAATGGCACTAAAAGCAATCGGGAAACCAAGATAGGCACCGCGTTCATGATCTCATATCCGACGAAATAAGGCTACGCAATTCCCAAAAGGCCAAAATACTAGTTAGTCGTGCCATTAGTGAAAGTACTACGCTGATCGCTTGATTAGAGGAGTGAGGATTAACCTGATAGATGCGATCACCACTGTCTACTGCTGCTTCCTCACCCCCGGCAGCGACATCCGGGCGGATGCCATGGCGTTGATGCGTTCCTGAACCTCGGCCTTGAGCATCTCGAGCGCCCTCATGAACACCGgcagctcctcctccccgaGGGCCTCCACGTCCACCTCCCACCAGTTCTGCTTCTGCGCGGCCCGTTGCGCCGCCCTGACCTTCTCCAAGGCGGCAGCCACCCGCGCCCACTCCTCCGTGACCAGAGCCTTGGTCTCGTCCACCTCCCGCCTCATCCCGGCCACACGGGCCGCGGCCTGCCCCGCCGTctcggcgccgacgccggcggcggcgccaggggaAGGGGCATGGGGAGTGGGGTTGGGAGCCGGcccgtcggcggcggggaggtaGGTGCGGAGGACGGAGTCCGCGGTCGGCGCGCCGAAGGCGTAGGGTTCGCCGGCGGGGGAGAAGGCGATGACGGCGACATGGGCGCCGAATTCCTCGGAGAGGTCGCGAGCCATGCCAAATAGGGTGGCGCGGCGCTTCCGGAAGCTTTCCCGGCGCTGATGCTCGCTGTCGCAGGGGCGGAGCTCCTTGTCCTTGGCCATCGCGGAATCGGTGGGGGTGGCGAAATGGAATGCGGCTGGGGTTTTTGGATGCTGAGTACAGCTACGGCCcaagggaagaagaaggggtggGGGCACAAATGGAAAACGATCGCGTTGTGCTGGAAGCTCGCCGCTTGCCCGGTCGGACGACTTGAATAGGTATTTTGGTGGGTTTAGCTAGGCAAGTCTCACTCAGGAGTGTCATTACATAGTTATCAAgatttgaactagaaaatcgaACTGAAATGTTATAGTAATAACTCTTCTCACCATCGCATGACACTTCCCTCTTCTCTCTTCGTAATACCTCTATcatgtcagcaaatttaatgttTATTACACTCCTATAATACTTCCATTGAGATTAGCCTTAGAGCATTTCTACGACTCCACCGGATTACTCAAATCCATCTTCAATACTAAGAAGTTTACTATTTCGAAGATGAAGTATTCGAGCTGATTACTAAACCTATAGAAAATATCAAAAAAATTCTTGTAGTCATCAAAATACACTTCTCTACTATTTAAATGGAGATAATCCAACCGTGGTCACCTATCCGCCTTTTTTTTAGCAGTAGAATATTTTCTATTTCCGTTCACCGCACACGACTCCTCCCCTTCTCCCACACTGccactcctcctccctcctccatcGCCGCTCCCCCCTTCTCTACGTGCGCTGCCACTTCCTCCTACGTCCGGCACCCGCGTCGTCGCCCCTCCTTCCCCCGCACCGCCGCGCATCCTCCCCTCCTCCACATGCACTGGCCGCCCTTTCCGCGGGGCTCCACGATGTCGCCCTCACCGTGGCCCTCCTCACTCCCAAGGCCATCCTCGACACTGGCAGCCTCCTCCATGCACGCGCAACCGGCCTCCTTGCCGGTCTCGACCCCGCTGGTCGCCTCCATGCGTGCAGCACCTCCTCGTCCCGACCAGCAGCTCCCACTCCTCGGGTAGTTGCTTTCttggttttgtttgttttcttcCATTTGAATATGAAATGTGAATGCTATTTTATTAttgtagttatttttttcatttgaatgTGAAATGTGAATGTTGTTTTCATTATTGTAGTTATATTATTTGAATGAAGGTTCTTGAGGGGAAGAAAGAAGCGATGTGGCAACTATTGAGCAGAACTTTTATTTTACTAagaggaactaaagataaagtAAAGCATCATGCTCAAAAGATGCTGGGTGAATACCTACTGCTGATGGAAGAGTGGTCTGAATACCAAGTATGTCAAAGAGGGCCAATCGCCATTTCCAAATTACAAGAATATCACACCATCATAATGGAATGAGTTTGTTCGACAAAAAACCTGTTAGTAAGCTTTAGCCCTAAACCAGAAGAATCAAGATCTAGCACTAAGCAATATACATAGAGTCCGCCTAAGGCCAGGTGGATACCAAGCAAAGGTCGAGCAGTGGCAGCGTGAAAGAGAGGCGATAATAGCCGTCAGGCAACCTGACCCTTTTGAAGGCTTGGACTAGTGTGGCTGGCAGTGGCTTCAAGCAAGAAAGCCAAAGATAGTTAAGGGAAAACTGAAGTTTGATCAACCCGAGTCCAATGTGGTGGTAGAAAAGATGTTAGAACCAGCCaagcttcaaaaaaaaaggatagtTCAAATCCAATAGCGAGAAGGATATGCTCGGCGCAGCTATTGGCATGGTTTTTATGGTGATAAAACGAGGCGTGGCAACCCACCCCCTTGCAGATGCCAAGGCGAGTATGGCGTGTGGCGAGATGACGTCATACACATACCCTAACCTCCCATAGGACAGAACAAGCATACACTCATGCATACCTTTTTGCTGCAAAGTCCATCTCTTATGCAGCAAGGTTTGGAGAGACAAGCACATATTCACACCAATTAGGCAAACCACAGGAGCATATACTAGCAAAAAGGAGCACAACTATGAGCTATCTATTCCTATACAACACTACAAATAGCAGAGAGGAGTGGAGCACGAGTACTAAGAAGCAGATTAGAGGAAGAGGGGGAGGAAAAGAAGAGAGAGTAGGGGAGGATTGGGGGGGGGGACAGAAGAAGGACAGGGGACAACATACATACACGTATCGGAGAGGGGCTGGAGTGTGGATGTGGTGGGCGGGCGGTGGACTGATGGTGGCACCGGCTTCCAAGTTCTCTTTCCTTCCCACTCTCACATGGCATGGATTCCAGATGGCCAGCTCCTTGCAGAGGTGCAGGCGTGTGAATCTCTTTCGCTCCCTCCGCGCACGACCTCCCTTTGCCTCTCACGCGCGCCTTCTTCTCCCGCACAACCCTTTTCCTCCCACCCACAACACCTTTTCCTCCCATGCGCATCGCCTTTTCGTGTGTGCGGCATCAATCTGAAGCCTTGGTGAGCGAGACGATGCCATACACACGGAAGACATGGCGGAGCCCGTTGCCTTGATTGGAAAATTGGCTGGATGCCTAGGTGATGCCATAAGAACCTTGGATATCGGGTCCAAAGACCATGAGGCTTTGTCAGAGGCATGTCCTCTAAGTTGAGCATCAAGGATGGATTCCAGAAGGACCGGGATAGGTACTGGAGCCATGACCACTACAAATAAGAAATAAGAGAAGCAGTTGAGAAAGCACTATATGAAAAGTTTAGGGATTTGTTCATGGCAACACTTGCGGACCTGCAACAGTCGTGGCTACTTTGGTTCAACCCATCGCAAGAGGTGCGGCAACAACAGATGGTGGTCATGCCCCATCTGGTACTAGGCCAAGCGAGTACCGGATGGCCTAGATGTTTAGTGCAGTGTCGCGTTGACCGCAGCACAACCATACGTGATGGATAGCATAACAAGTACTACTCCCTGCTTGTTGCTCTATTTGGTCAGCAGAACTGAGAAGACAAAAAGAATTTGCCATGGCCTAGGTGCATCCAGTTTGGGTTTCATTTTAGGGAAAATTGATCCCACCCCTATATACATGTGTAAAAGTGGAGCAACTCTTGAAATCAAGCTAAGAGGATAACGAGATAGACAAGCTATTTGTGAGTCCATGAACGCGGGCCAAGTTGGTGGAAGGACGTTCGTGACATGCTAAGGCAGTATAAAACGCACAAGGAGAAACAAGAAAGATGAAAAGAATTTCACAAAGAGGCTATGGAGAGGGTTGCGGCCTACATAACGGCTATGATGCTATGATGGCAATACATGGATTCCATATTTGCACCATACAACATCAAGTaagtcactactacaaaaacaatttttaggggcaggtaaAATcgtatttttaggggtggatgcggtacccgcccctagttttcgcagctaaaaatgccatttttagggacgggtcaCGGCAtgacccgtccctaaaaatcgatttctaggggcgggtcatgccATGGCCCGCCCCTACTAATCATTGTACAGAAAATCAAAAAAGTTCAAAAAATTGAAAAcagcaaaataaaaagaaaaaattatcCTAGCCAACCAGCCACCACCACTAACCCTGTAGTGTCAAGCtacgatttttttttgaaagaaacacACTTGCATCACCTGGGATTCGAACAGCCGACCTTTCTTACCATTACACTACACAAGCACTTGTGACTTTGTGAGGTatgctattcttttatattaactcagaaattaatttgtaggggcgggtgacgccatcacccgcccctaaaaatcatttgtaggggcgggtgatgctgccacccgcccctaaaaatagttttctattttatccaaaaatttatttaattgtttacatatagcaaatcaaattaaaaaaatttgaaacttgtacactatggttattgtgaactacagaaacaaaaaaaatgccaAGTATAATTCAgtgtatataaaggttaagattgtgaaaacctcaaagtatgacttgagttatatgagatactatatagttatagctattagagaacttatactaattttttggaccattagatgacctcaaatgaaaaagttatcaactacaaagttttaggtCTCGtcattctctataattttgatataaagtttgacttcatctgagataatatgaaaaagttatgaatttttttttgtatggaACCATTTGTTGGGACGGGtcatgccatcacccgcccctaaatatgcatttgtaggaacgggtgatttttaggggcgggtcggatgctacagtaatcccgCTCTATTTATAGCAACGGTTGACATTTTGGTCCTCCCCTAAAAAAATTTGGGCGTTCCTACggatcatttttgtagtagggAGTCTAATTTCGATCATTTGTTATAATAAACACTTGCTTTGATCGATGCCTAAAAATTGTATatcatatttttgtaaaaatcaCTAGATTGCTTTCGTACTACAATCAAAGCATGGAAAAGTAGTCATATTGGACTCTTTGGATTGGCAAAAAAGTAGATATAAAGAAGTCACGTTATTGTGAGCAATTTCCTTATTTTCCATATGTACATCATGCTAATTTCTCCATAAAAAGATACATATATAAAATAACTTCCCATTTCTTTGTTTTTAAAATAGGGCTTACCAACACTACGTTTACAGATGAggagcttgttgggtattttagcatctcgaataaatccgcaagcgcacgaatacCGTTGTAACTttcaccttagagtattccaaAGGTTATCAAATCCAAgagaacgtgtgtgcactaaacTCTATTCTAATCGATTCAAGGACACACCAGGATAAAGGGCAAGggaagagaggattcctaagatagcactATAGCTGAGATAAAGGTCAATCTCTCGGACACAATACTCACTTCGGGCACTGGCTTACACCTAGTCTTCCAGGCGACTCCAACCAATAGCTCTACACTATATCCAAACATGGAAGATTGCAAAAGACtaatagggttgtcaccacctacggcctacctctaacaaaccgtgggatataaggcaaacgaagaataaatcttagcctagacaccacgtctgcgctATTGATTACTATTACAGTCTAACTATGTATGTCGACCCAtaacaaactacagcactccgtataaatacGGAGCGACGAACCTGCAaataagagaactgatctcactcaactacaaacACTACTAGCATATACTAAACCAAGtataatactagagataggaaccacaaaTACTTACTAAAAGCCGATGAATGTAGCAACATCCGTAGAGATACAAGATGGGAGAAAAGTACCGACACCCCGGCGCTTCTCCCGAACTACCCTCTCActcttgtagaggtacaaattggcgaagagtgccgacagattTGCGCCACTCCTAAGTACCTCTACCCGTAGCCTTTACAAGACAACTCTAAATGCAAGAGAAGGTGTGAAGCTCATACTTGGTGGTGTGTTCTCAAATGGAGCCCCCCTCTACTATTTATAAGAGGGAGCCACGGGTTGTTCAGCcgatgttgacgctccttagcgccccgatttgtattccgcaagcgcacggttcgtgtagcttttcccttagagtattcccccaaggtttatcaatccgtggatcgacaaagaactacctaaggttttccatctaatctaacggatctatcctaacatgaagcattgattgcatataaagggtaaacctttgacagatatgagtgatgtgtaaaggttgatctcatccatgaacataggcttaatcatagcaaaaccaaagacatgactagacctatcgtcatctagttgtagttcaagctaacgagcaaataaatcatgcatctcaatcaaaagtatctttaaactcaaaatctccaatccgatccctcgatactccgcctactctgtggagacagcctgtcacgacgcccccttttgaacgaaataccctgaagcaagtcgaaccccctttggtagttccgccatgaacctctagccaccatgactacaagatcatgctaagcgatctatctcgataatagatataagatgaagcaaacccaaagaaaagaacgaaatcgaaagagagaacatgatcgctaatagattcggaagacatgattatcattactcacataatagattcgtttggatcgtcaccaccgagtacataccattgacgactccaactagctcatgaactccaccatggcacaacctcgcagggaggccatggcggctagggacggcctaagccatctcctagacaacttcgaagacttgcggcgaccgtcgtctccctccggtcttgaccctaggttttcgtcgagttctgggtggatggatgcttcgagttgaataaggtgtgagctatttataagacgaggaagccaccggtcgaaggggaggccgaaccgcctcagaaatgggctaggccggccggccccatgggcctgggccgggcggcctaccccctttcgggctcgcctcggtctcatttttcgcgtgcagactcctcgcatcttctagagtttatgtccttcacgattgcaccccttttgacgtcgttatcttggagatatcttcgaggaaaggataggatagggaatccttccttaaatcttcatttgctttacttgatcccgaagtatcttgatctcatcttcgtgggctcggtcctttgggctctcttggagaatggatgtgcatgaatgggcttcgaatcaacatgggctttggtccttcctttgggctttggccttcgtctttctccgtgttagcgctcgatcacaggcctcgtcatttcatgctccaaaatagaccaaaaacctgcaaaaatgaagttcctccaaaatatatgtgcaagtgtgaaaatgaccaataattaggctggggttaggacggttagtgattttgatattaaattcatgccattatcaaggataaacaagggataaagtgggtacttaaggagcgccaacagccgaggatCAGCAGTTCTATTACCTAGAACCACCTTAATGGGCCATCATGGTTGGCCGACCAGGAGTGGGCTCCAACCGCCCCTAGCTTTGGTCCTTGGGCTGTCCTGGTCTCCCTTATCCCTAATCCACGTGCTAGGCCTTATCCTAACTCAGTTAAGTGCTGCATTTGGGCCTCTTTCAATCCATTTGAATGACGCACTCTGATTTGTTGATGCCTTTTGCCTTGGATTGAGGAGTGTGTTTTCATACTCTTGAGGAGTGTTTTCTgccttatttcacctgcatacaaatatttaccaacacttgtgGAAATAGTTAGTAATAAACCTCTACCACTAGGTTGATATTCATATTTTATGCATTTATGTAGGAATTGACGGCCTAAAATTGGTACTTAAGAGCAGTCAACAGAGCTCATCCCGCCGAAAGACCAAAAGAAATGACTAAGAGTGAAAACTTCCCGTGCCACAAGCAACCTTTTAGGTTCTGTGTACTGTGGGTACTACACATGCGAGCATGAGGGTGCTCGGGAGATATACGACTAATCCTGAATGTCTAAGGGGCTACTCTTTATTATCGATAGATGCTTATGTGTATATTATTTGTTTGCCTTTGACTAACACTTGTTTAACTTTTATGTGGATTCATTAATTGCATAT comes from Panicum virgatum strain AP13 chromosome 4K, P.virgatum_v5, whole genome shotgun sequence and encodes:
- the LOC120703532 gene encoding agamous-like MADS-box protein AGL61, with translation MAKDKELRPCDSEHQRRESFRKRRATLFGMARDLSEEFGAHVAVIAFSPAGEPYAFGAPTADSVLRTYLPAADGPAPNPTPHAPSPGAAAGVGAETAGQAAARVAGMRREVDETKALVTEEWARVAAALEKVRAAQRAAQKQNWWEVDVEALGEEELPVFMRALEMLKAEVQERINAMASARMSLPGVRKQQ